In the genome of Lysobacter sp. BMK333-48F3, the window CTTTCCGCGGCCCGCCGTTGCCGGCCGGCGGCGTCGCCGACGCCGAGCATCGCCGGCTGGAAGCGCGCGACCTGGCCGACGCGCTGGAGCTGCCGATCGGCAACGCGGTCGATTTCTGGACCGAAGCCTCGCTGTTCTCGGCCGCCGGCCTGACCGCGATCGTCTACGGCCCGGGCCACATCGCCCAGGCCCACACCGCCGACGAATGGGTCGCGCTGGAACAACTGCAAGGCTACGCCCAGAGCGTGGCGCGCATCATCGGGAGCAAGGCGCAATGAGCGTTTCCATGGACAACCACCTGCAGACCCGCCAGACCATCGTGCGGCTGCTGTCGAGCATGGCCAGCGCCAAGGAGATCTCGCAATACCTCAAGCGTTTTTCCCAGCTCGACTCCAAGCGCTTCGCGGTGGTCAAGGTCGGCGGCGCGGTGCTGCGCGACGACCTGGCCGCGCTGACCTCGTCGCTGGCCTTCCTACAGGATGTCGGCCTGACCCCGATCGTGATCCACGGCGCCGGCCCGCAGCTCGACGAAGAGCTGTCCGCCGCCGGCATCGTCAAGCAGACCGTCAACGGCCTGAGGGTGACTTCGCCCGAGGCGCTGGCGATCGTGCGCCGGGTGTTCCAGTCGCAGAACCTGAAGCTGGTCGAAGCGCTGCAGGCCGGCGACGGCCGCGCCACCTCGATCATCTCCGGCGTGTTCGAGGCCGAGTACCTGGACCGCGACACCTACGGCCTGGTCGGCGAGGTCAGGAAGGTCAACCTGGCGCCGATCGAGGCCAGCCTGCAGGCCGGCTCGATCCCGGTCATCGCCAGCCTCGGCGAGACCGCCGGCGGGCAGATCCTCAACGTCAACGCCGACTTCGCCGCCAACGAGCTGGTGCAGGTGCTGCAGCCGTACAAGATCGTGTTCCTGACCGGCACCGGCGGCCTGCTCGACGACAACGGCAAGGTGATCGACTCGATCAACCTGTCGACCGAGTACGAGCACCTGATCGAACAGCCGTGGATCAACGGCGGCATGAAGGTCAAGATCGAGCAGATCAAGGACCTGCTGGACAAGCTGCCGCTGACCTCGTCGGTGTCGATCACCAAGCCCTCCGAGCTGGCCAAGGAACTGTTCACCCACAAGGGCTCGGGCACCCTGGTCCGGCGCGGCGAGCGCGTGCTGCAGGCTTCGCGCTGGGAAGACCTCGACCTGGTCCGCCTGCGCGGCCTGATCGACTCGGCCTTCGGCCGCAAGCTGGTCGACGGCTATTTCGACGACACCAAGCTGAAACGGGCCTACGTCAGCGAGAACTACCGCGCCGCGATCGTGCTGATCGAGGCCGACGGCCGCACCTACCTGGACAAGTTCGCGGTGCTCGACGACGCCCAGGGCGAGGGCCTGGGGCGGGCGGTGTGGCAGATCATGCGCGAGCAGAACCCGAGCGTGTTCTGGCGTTCGCGCCACGGCAACCCGGTCAATCCGTTCTATTACTCCGAATCCGACGGCTGCCTGAAGCAGGAGAAGTGGAAGGTGTTCTGGTACGGCATGCACGGCTTCGACGAAATCGCCGCCTGCGTCG includes:
- a CDS encoding acetylglutamate kinase, translating into MSVSMDNHLQTRQTIVRLLSSMASAKEISQYLKRFSQLDSKRFAVVKVGGAVLRDDLAALTSSLAFLQDVGLTPIVIHGAGPQLDEELSAAGIVKQTVNGLRVTSPEALAIVRRVFQSQNLKLVEALQAGDGRATSIISGVFEAEYLDRDTYGLVGEVRKVNLAPIEASLQAGSIPVIASLGETAGGQILNVNADFAANELVQVLQPYKIVFLTGTGGLLDDNGKVIDSINLSTEYEHLIEQPWINGGMKVKIEQIKDLLDKLPLTSSVSITKPSELAKELFTHKGSGTLVRRGERVLQASRWEDLDLVRLRGLIDSAFGRKLVDGYFDDTKLKRAYVSENYRAAIVLIEADGRTYLDKFAVLDDAQGEGLGRAVWQIMREQNPSVFWRSRHGNPVNPFYYSESDGCLKQEKWKVFWYGMHGFDEIAACVEYAGRRTPTLED